In Campylobacter porcelli, the sequence AGGCGTTAGAGCACTTGATCACTTCGTAAATGCGACTATATTTAATGGCTATGCTTGGGAGTCTGTATCTAGCCATGCGTGGAGAATGCGTCATAAAAGATGGGCTAAAATAGTGATATTTATCACAGATAAATTTCAAAAAAACCACTGCCAAAGAGCAAATAAAAGAGAGCAGCCAATTATCGATTTAATGCTAAGCAGAAGACTAAATGAGCAAACAATAGGTAAAAGAAAATTTGATAAAAGGCGTTGATTAGCCATTTATTAATCGATTTTAATGTAGAATTATAAACTACTCAAATTTGGAAAGATTATAAAATGAAAAGATTATTATTAATTTTAGCTATTTTTACAACTTCATCTATAGCTGCGGTGCAAACAGAATCTATAAACTCAGCAAATTCGGTAGTTTCATCTACTCAATCATCTATAAATACACAAGATTTAAACCAAACTACATATAATTTTCAGCCGGTACAAACCGTGTTTGGAGAGAATTTATTTAATGGTAATTTTACGATGGTTAGTCAGCATATCTATAATCCTGATTATATTTTAGCCATTGGAGATATGGTAAATGTGAAGCTTTGGGGGGCGTATGAGTTTGAAAAACAACTTACTATAGACTCTCAAGGAAATATATTTTTACCAAAAGTTGGTGTTATTAAGCTTTTGGGTGTGAAAAACTCAAATTTAGTCGCGACAATCTCAAAAAGCGTAAAAAAGGTATTTAAAGAGAATGTCCATGTCTATGCTGATATGGGAATTTATCAAAATGTATCTGTATTTGTAACTGGCAATGTCAATAGACCTGGTCTTTATCAAGGGCTTAGCTCAGATTCACTTATCCAATTCATAGATAAAGCTGGTGGCATAAATCCGCAATATGGTAGCTTTCGTGATATTATAGTTGTTCGTAATAATCAGCCTTATAAAAAAGTGGATTTATATGATTTTATGGTTGATGGCAAGATAGAGATGTTTGCGCTTAAAAATGGAGATGTGATATTAGTAGGTAGCGTTGGGGCGTATATGAGTGCTAGTGGCGAGGTGCTTCGCTCATATAGATTTGAGGCAAAAGATAAGACAATGAGCTTAAAAGAGTTAGCTAGATTAGCTGGTATTAAACCAGTTGTTACTCAAGCGATTGTAAGAAGTCACGCAGATAATAGTCAAATTCAAATCAATAGCTATCCACTAGCTAAATTCGATTCTATTAACTTAAGGGCTGGAGATGCGGTTGAGTTTATGACTGATCACTCTGCTAGTGAAGTGCGTGTAAATATAGATGGAGAGCATAGTGGCTCTCGTGCGATAGTTATGCCAAAGGGTGCTACTCTTGGAGATTTGATGGATAAGATCGGCTTTAATCCACAATCAAATATAGACGCACTTCAGCTATTTAGAAAAAGTGTGGCTAAAATGCAAAAAAATTTGATTGATTCACACCTAAGAGAGCTAGAATCCATAGCCCTTACTACCTCATCAGATACAACCCAAGAAGCGCAGATTAGAGCGACTGAGGCTAAGGCGATTTTGGATTTTATAGAGCGTGCTAGAATGGTTGAGCCTAAGGGTCAAGTGGTGATTAGCAATAAAGATGATATTTATCAAATTGTATTACAAGAAGATGATACCATCTATATACCAACAAAGGATAATATAGTAATTGTCCAAGGCGAGGTATCAATGCCAGGAGCATTTACTCATGTGGCTAACTCTGATATTGAAGATTATATCAAGATGGCTGGGGATTTAAGCTCTAGGGCTGATAGCAGTAGAGTTATACTAGTTTCAGCCAATGGTAAAGCTGGTAAATTCAAAGCCTCTAGCGGAGAGGATGTCTATCCTGGGGATTCGATTTTGGTTTTACCAAAGGTAGAGACCAAAATGCTACAAGCTACAAGTATTTTAACTCAAATTTTATACCAATTAGCCATAGCTGCTAAGGTGGTTATAGATTTGTAAAAACTATAAATAGAATAAATTTGATTTATTCTATTTAATTATCTTTATTATTCAGGATCATCTGTAAATGGGTTGTTTTTATATATTATAGTATATCTACCAACAAAGATTAAAAAGAGCAATCCAACTAATATAGCTGGAATTGTAATATAAAAAATATCCCAAATTTGGGCTAAAAATAGCTTTGATATAGTAGCGATGGCTAGTAGAATAATTCCTATTTTACCACAGATTGGTAGGTTTAAAGTTGCTTGTCCGCTATGTCTAAGCGATGATACATTAAATACAAAAAAGATAAATCCTATAGTGCTCCAAATGGTAATCCCATGTAATATTGTGCTGGTAAAATTAAGCCCAAATAGCAAATCAACCCCCAAAGCTAGATATATTAGCCCGCTTCCAAATAATAAAATATAGTATATAAATGTATAATGTGTGCTTAGAAATACTCTATGATGCCATTGTGATATTTGACTTAGGATAATTAATCCAGCTCCAGCACAGATAAATCCAGAAGTAGTATTATCTAATCTTAAAATATCGCACAAAGCAAGGGCTAAAAGAGAGATATAGGAGATATTTTTTAAAATTGGATTTGGGATAAATATATATGAATTATCTTTAAATTTTCTATCTAAAGCCAATCTAGCAAGCACAGTACTAATCCTAAATCCAATTAAAATAATTCCACCCATAAAGCAGTGTATTAATGCATAGGGCTTAGGCTCGTAAATAACCCCATAAAATTCAATAAAAGCAATAAAACAAAGAAGAAAAATCAAGCTAAAATTATCATAATTCTTAGCTTTTATCAGCCAAATTAAGGTCGTTATAGCTATAAAGCTCCATAAAAATGCTATAAAAATAGAGCCATTAAAGCCTAAAATTTGAGTTGATAAAGCTAGAATTAATAATATAAATCCAATTACGCTATAAGGCAACAAACTCCCCTTATAATCAGCCCAATCGCTCACAGCAGTAAGCAAAAAGCCCACAAAAGCACTAGAGACAAAAAGCTCTATAAATATAAATTTATGAAATGATATAAAATCGCCAATATTAAATATCAGTATAATTGTCCCAAAAATAGCAAATAATCCACTCATTATAAAAAATAGTCTCATAGGGTGGATAAAAAAATCATAAATTAACTCTTTTAAACTACTAATCAAAGTAAATTCTCCCTTTAAATTCGCTATTAAAAAGCTCTTTTATAAATTTTTCATCTCTATTTTTTTGATTTATTTTTAGAGTTTTTTCTATTTGCATTTGAGTTTGTGATAAAAAAATTATAATATCAGATAGCTTACAAGCCTCATAAGCATCATGAGTAACTAAAATAGCGGCTTTATTATTTGATTTTATGGCTGAATTTAATTTCTCCATTAATATTTGACGCATGGTAAAATCAATACCACTAAATGGCTCATCAAGCAATATCAAATCCCCATTATAAGCCAAAGCTCTAATAAAAGCTACCCTAGCTCTCATACCGCCACTTAGTTCATTGGGATATTTTTTAGCATCTATTTTGCTAAGACCTAAATCGCTAAGGTTATCATATATCCACTTTGGATCTGCTCTTTTCATCACTAAGGCGATATTTTCATAGACGCTTAAACTATCAAAAAGGCGGTGCTCTTGAAATATATATGAGATTTTGCCACTATGATTTATAATTCCATCTTTTGGTTTTAAAATAGAGCTAATTAGCCTTAAAAATGTGCTTTTTCCACATCCAGAAGGACCAAAAAGTGTTACAATCTGACCTAAATTTAGACTTAAGGAAAAATCTTTAATTATAGGCTTTTGAGCTATATAATAGCTTAAGTTTTCAACTCTTAAAATACTCATCAACTCTCCTTAAGCCAAGGCAGAAATATAATCTTTATAGGCTTTATAAAAAGAAAATTAAATAGCAAAATAAACCCAATCATAATCGTAACATAAGCTAAAACTTCAGTAGTATCTAGGTAAGTTCTAGCATCTGCGATTTTAGCCCCAACTCCATCGCTAGCACCAAGTAGCTCAGCCATAATCATAATCTTAATTCCCATAGCAGTTATGATATTTAGCGAATTTAAAAGATATGGCAAGATATGTGGCAGATAGTAGGCTTTTAATCTTTTGAATAAATTTAATTTATAAGCGATACAAACTTCATCTAGCCTATCATCAAGAGTAATCACACTAAGCATAGAATTTGCAAAGCTTAAAGGAAAAATTGCTATAAATACAGAAAAAATCACACTCACACTTCCAATCCCAAACCAAAACAAACTTATAACAATCCATATAATTGGTGGAATGGCTAAAAATATATCCATCAGTGGTTTAAATAATCTAGCTAATGTCTTAAAGCTTCCAGCTATTACGCCTAAAATCCAGCCAATAATAAAGGCAAAAACTATGCTAATAGTTGTTCTATATATTGTTAGTAAAATTTGATTATCACTACTTGCGATAATCTCAAGTGAGCGTTGAAGGACATTAAGCGGGGCTGGTAAGATAAATTCCCCACTAATCTTAGAGCCAATATGCCACACTCCTAAAAATAGAGCTATGATTCCAAGCCCACTAAGTCCTTCTATTAGGTAGTTGCTAATTTTATGAAAAGCGTTAAGTCTTATGGCGTTACCATCTTGTGTTATCATAAATATATCTCTTTGCTAGGCATTTTTCCACCTATGAGTTTTGGATTTATATCATAGATTATGCTAAAAAATCTATCTAAATTATCAGAAATATCTTTACATCTATCCACTCTCAAATTGGCATAAGCTATAGCCTCTTTTATCGCTGGTTGTGGTACAAGTAGGTATTTAGAGCCAAATTGTGCTGCTAGGTCAGGACTAGAGTTTATCCATATTAAAGCATCTTTTAAATCTTGATGAAAAGTATTGAAAAATTCTATATTTTTTTGATAAAAGCTACCATTTACTATCAATCCAGCTTGCGGAATTATAGGGGCTTGCTTAAATGTATCAGCCCATATTTTTTGTATATCTAAAGCTCGTTTTATATCAACTCCATTTTTCTTAGCTGCTAAACCCATTGCCGATCCCATAGGCTCAGATATAAGGATATTATCAAAATCTTTTTTTAAAAACATCATCATCGCTTCAGGTGGAGTTTGGACATATGTGATATTGATTTTGTCTAAATTTATGTTATTTTTTATACATAATGATCTAAAAACAATATCTGGCAAATCATTTTTAAATGCCATAATTAGTTTTTTACCCTCTAAATCCTTTAATGAGCTTAAATTTTTATCCTTGCTAAATATGTAGTTTAATCCATTTGTTAAGATATTTAGCATCTTAATATCAAGTCCTTGATTTGCCAAATTCAGTCCTACATTTACAGGTGAGCTTGATAGCAAAAACGAACCACTTGCAAATCCAGCTCTTAATTGATCAGGATTTCTCCACTCTTTATAGTTTAGGTTTATTAAATCTTTTGCCATTCCTTGCTTTATTGCTACAGCCACAATAAGCGATATAATCGCAGGCGCATTCCAAATATCAACTCTATTTTTATTACCAAAGAGTAAATTTGGAATACTCAAAACACCCAAAGACCCAAGAGCTAAAATCGAACTTTTTTGTAAAAAATCTCTTCTATTATTCATCATTATCTCCTAAAATTTGCCATTAAATGAGACATAAAATCCCCTATCTGGTGCATCCACTGCAGATGGCTCTATGGCTTCTACATGCGAACCGCTAATATATTCACTATATTTTTTATTAAAAATATTATTAACACCAAATCTGGCTCCCCAATTACCCTTAATAGCAATACTTGCATATAGATCAAATATAGCAAATCCGCCTGTTTTATTATCTATACCAAGACCGCTATTTTTATCAAAATCACCTCTATTTTGACTAGCCACAGCTCTCATGGCAGCACCTATAGAGTATTTGCCAAATTTGGTATAATTTTGATAATCTAAATTTAAAGTCATCTCAAGTGGTGCTATTTGATAAAGAGGTCTATTATCGCTTTTATTTTCTCCGTAATTATAATATATATTTGTTTTAAAACCAAAATTTTCTAAAAAATTATAGCTTAGATTTCCATTAAGGCTATATAGCCTTGCATCGATATTCCTAGATATTACATTGCCTTTTGTGGCTATGGATTTACTGCGATCTAAAATTATAAAATCATTAGCCCAATCAGCGATAAAATGCCCTCCAATTTGCCAAGAATCATTATCAAATTTAGAACTCATATAGTCTATGAAATTGCTATTTTTTAGTTTAAATTCAGTTTTTATTCTATTTCTACGCTCTGGATTTAAATTTGGGTTTGATGCCCAGCCTTGAGCGTTTGTGCCATTTAAGGAGACAAATCTCTCATCATTGCTAGGAATTCTCTCAATGCTTTCTAAACTCAAAGAGTAAATTTGAGTATCATCAGGGGTAAAATCATATCTAGTAGCCATGCTTAAAGCGTCTTGATTTATATCTCCATCAAATATATCTCCATAGTGGTTTTGCCATATAATTTGTGGAGTTATATTAGTCACACCATTACTTTGGACTACATCATTTAAGGCTTTGATTTTTGCTTTATTATAATCATATTCTAATCCAATTGATATAGCGTGAGCTGGCGAAATACTATATTTTATTGTATCAAATAGATTAAACTCATCTACTTCTATATCTGGAAATCTATAGCCGTTAAATTTAAATTCACTCTGATTATTTGCTTTGGCGTATCGTTTTGCTATGTGATTATCATGCGTGTAGCCAATTCCAATTAGATTATGAAAGCTTAAAATATCTTTATCATATTTTACACTAGTATTAAAAATATCCCTATCTACTCTCATCTTTACTTGATTTGCGTTATTTTGACGATTTGAGAAGTTATCAGCTTCTCGATCTAATTTAATATAAGAAAGATCAAAATTTAAAGTATCAGATAGATCATTAAACCCAAATCTATAATTAATCTTAGAAACATAACGCCTTGTATATAGTAGATCCATCGTATGTTGAGGTTGTTTATCATTTTTTATATTATCTTCTAAAAAGCTAAATTTAATCTCATTAAATGGATCAAACACATAGCCTAATATTAAATTTACTCCATCTCGATTATAGCCAAAATTAATCTTATCTCCATTAGCACTTCTATATGGGGTGGCATTGGTTGTGTGAGCATTTAATGTAGTATAGAGATTAGACTCTCTAGCTCTTAATAATATGGTGCTATAATTTTTTATGATCAAAATACCCGCCACTTATATGAAATAGATCTAAGGATTTATCAATTATATCTGTAACTCGGTAATATGAAGTGCGAAAAGTTCTATCAAATCGATTCTCTAGATAGTAGCCAAGAGTGATATTTGGATTGATTAATGGTGGTGGAGAGAATTGCTTTAAAGGTGTTATTTCTTTAGGATTAGCTAAATTTTCTGCTTGTAAATTTAAATTTGCAATCATAGTTAAAGCCAAGCAAGAATAGCCTAAATTTTTACTCATTTTTATACCTTAAGAATTAATATCAAAATCAAATTCTAGCTTAGTTAAACTTAATTTAATATAAAAATTTAGATATTTCATCAAAGAAATTTAATAATATCTTAAAAAAAAGAATTTATATTTTTATTAAATTATAAATTTAATTTTTATTCTTATTATGCTAGAATTTAGCAATCAAATTTATAATTAGGCGATCAAATGTCCTCTAAACAACTCTCACTCAAAGCTCTTAGCGTTCCTATATTTTTTGAATTATTTTTGCGGTATTTATCGCTTATTATCAACACCTTAATGGTCGCAGCATACTCAAATTTCTTAGTTGGGGCTATGGGTGCTGGAAATCAAATTTTAGATATTTTTATCACGATTTTTACATTTTTAAGTATTGGTTGTTCGGTTGTAATATCTCAAGCTATCGGTGCTAAAAACAGCTATTTAGCCTCTAAGGCGATACATCAAAGTTTATTTTTAAATTTCATTTTAGGTTTAGTATGTGGGGCTGGGATATTGTGGCATGGGGAGTGGATTTTAGAGCTTATGAATGTCCCACAAGAGCTAATGAGACAAAGCACAATTTATCTATATATGCTTGGAATTTGCCTATTTTTTGATGCAGTTGGGATCGTGCTAGCTTCTATAATTCGTGTTTATAATAGAGCTTATAGTGTTATGTTTGTGACTGTTTTTATGGATGGAGTTACATTAATTGGGAACTTTTATGTATTAAATTTCACTCAAAGTGAGCTTTTTGGCGTAGGGCTATCCACTATAATAGGGCGAGTTTTGGCTATATTAATTTTGATATTTATACTCATTTATATAGTTAAATTTAAGCTAAAATTAATCGAATTTGTCACAATTGAACGAGAAGTAATAGCCAAAATTATGAAAATTGGCGGCTGGTCAGCTGGCGAAAATCTGCTTTGGATCGTGCAATATACAATAGCTTTTGGCTTTGTAGCCAGTCTTGGCAAAGAGAATTTAAGCGTCCAAACCATATATTTTCAAATTTCCTTATTTATAATGTTAATTGGTCAAGCAATCAGCGTCGCAAATGAGATAATAATTGGCAAATTAGTAGGTGCTAAAAAACTCCAAATCGCATATAAACACACTTGGAGAGCGTTATATATCAGCCTTTTAGCCTCATTTTTAGTAGCTCTTAGCAGCTATTTAGCACAAAATCAAACTATGAGTATCTTAAATTTAAATGATATTTTAAAAGAGATTATGATACCTCTATTTGCTCTTTCTATATTTCTTGAAGTCGCTAGAACATTTAATATTATAATGGTAAATTCACTTCGTGCTAGTGGCGATGCTAGATTTTGCTTTTTTAGTGGAGTGATATTTATGTTTGGGATTTCTTTGCCTGTTGGATATGTTTTATGTTTTTATTTTGGACTTGGAATTGTGGGTGTTTGGATTGGATTTTGTGCTGATGAGGCCTTGCGTGGTATGACAAACGCATTAAGATGGAAGAGCAAAAAGTGGCAAGATAAGGCCGTAGTATAAAATAAGATAAAAATTATATTAATCAAATTTAAACTAAATCTGCGTAAAAATATGCTTGAAATATTGCTTTCAAAATATGATAAAATCGAAGTTTAAGTTTAATTTTATTGACAAAAGAATTAAAATTCATTACAATTTCATTTAACATTTTTATCTTTTTGGGAAGGAGGATAAAGTGCAAGGTAATAGTAATAACTCTACATTTATGTGGTTTTTAGTTGTTGTAGCGATCATTATTGTGGCTGCTGGATATACTTTTTACAATGCTAAGGGTATGTCTTATTTTAGCGATGATAGTGCAGCCTGTAATAACTGCCATGTTATGAATGATGTATATGCTAGCTGGCGTAAAAGTGCCCACTCAAGAGAGATAAACGGCAAGCCATTAGCAAGCTGTAATGACTGCCATTTACCTAATGAATTTGTGGATAAATGGATAGCTAAAGCTCAAAGTGGTATATCACACGCTTATGCATTTACCTTTAAACTAGATGATTTACCTCAAAATTTCACTGCAACTAAAATGAGTAAAAATATGGTACAAGCAAACTGCGTTCGCTGCCACTCTCAAATGGTATCAGTAGTGGTAAATCCAACAACAACTATAAATCACGCTAATGAACAGCTAAGCTGCGTTAAATGTCACGCTAGCGTAGGCCACACTCGTGGGTTCTAAGATTGATTTTAGTAATAGAGTAAATTTAACTTTTATAGAAAGGATAGGAGTATGAAAAAGGCTCTTTTGGCGGTATTAGCCATCATTGTTTTGATCGGCTTTGTTTTATTTAACAAAGACATTTCAAACAAAAAAGCTCAGCCTGATATGGCTGGTGTAGTCTCTAAAGATGTGGTGAATATGAGCGATGATGATCCACGCTTTAATGTTTGGGGTAAAAATTTCCCTGAATATATAGATATGTATCAAACAGTTGAAACTGAAGCTCCGTTTGAGACTGAATTTGGTGGAAATCACTCATATTCTAAATTGATTAGATACCCACAACTTACGGTTTTATGGGCTGGTTATCCATTCTCTATAGATGCAAATGAAGAGCGTGGCCACTTCTGGATTCAAGTAGATCAAATGGATACAGCAAGAAATAATAAAGATTTCTTAAATTCACATGGTTTTGCTGGTTTTGGCGGTCAGCCAGCTGCTTGTATGAATTGTCATAGCGGTTGGACAAAATGGCTAGAAAATAACGCTGCTTTAGGCGATACTCCTCGTGAAAAATGGGTATCATTTAATAGTGCAAAATATTGGACAATGATAAAAAATGTCCCAGCATTAGAAGGTATCACAGAAAATAGCCCAGAGCATAGCGGCCCTCATGGCGGTAAAAGAATGGGTGTTGCTTGTGCTGATTGCCATGTGCCAAATACAATGGAACTTCGTGTAACTCGCACTGCGTTAATCAACGCTTTGACAAAATGGAGAGGCTATGAGCCAGATCCTGTAACTGGGGTTAAAGCTACAAGAAGCGAAATGAGAAGCTTAGTTTGTGCTCAATGCCATGTTGAATACTACTTCCGCCCAACTGGTGAAAAAGTCAAAACTATAGGCGAGTCAATAGCTAGTGATACTAGTAAAAAATGGTGGAATGGCACTCAAAAAACTTATGATGAATTTGATAGCTGGAGAGATGGCAATAAAGCAACTGAAATTGAAGTTGATGGTATCGAGCTAGTATTCCCATGGAAACAATGGGGTAAAGATAAGCCATTTAGAATTGAGATGTTTGATGAGTATTACGATGAAGATGTAACTCGCTCTATATTCCCACAAGATTGGCCGCACAAAATTACAAAAGCACCAATGCTAAAAATTCAGCACCCTGAAACAGAGCTATACTCAAGCTCAGTCCATGCTGCAAATGGTGTAAGCTGTGCTGATTGTCATATGCCATATGTGAGAAAAGGCTCAAGCAAAATGACAAATCACAATGTAACATCTCCGCTTAAAGATATTAACGCTGCTTGTAAAAGCTGCCATACTCAAAGCGAAGAGGAGCTAAAAGCACAAATCAAAGATATACAAAGATCAATCGCATTTGATCTAAGATCAGTAGAGTATGCTACAGTAAGCCTAATAAACGATATTAAAAATATGCGTGATAGACTAGGCGCACTTCCTGAGTTTCAAACAGATGGCAAAGCAGATGACAAAAAAATCTCTGCAGTGTTAAAAGAAGTTTTAGAATTACATAGAAAAGGTCAAATGAGAGGCGACTTTGTGGGTGCTGAAAACTCAACTGGCTTCCATAGCCCAAGAGAAGCTAGTAGAATGCTACTTCAAGCTTTAGAAATGGCTAGAATGGGTCAAACCAAACTAAGCGAAATAGCTCTTGAATATGGATTTAGTGATTTTAAAACTAGCAATTTAGGTTTTGAGGATATTCAAAAATTAAATCCAGGTGAAATTCGCTATAAAGTGGATCTAAATGACGCTCGTCAAAGCACAGGTAAAAACCATAAAGCTGGCGATCGCTATTATGAACACAGCAATATAAATGATAACCCAGATGCTAAACTTCTAGAATTAGATAAAAATAACAAACCTTATAACCATAAGGTTCTTGACTAA encodes:
- a CDS encoding polysaccharide biosynthesis/export family protein; translated protein: MKRLLLILAIFTTSSIAAVQTESINSANSVVSSTQSSINTQDLNQTTYNFQPVQTVFGENLFNGNFTMVSQHIYNPDYILAIGDMVNVKLWGAYEFEKQLTIDSQGNIFLPKVGVIKLLGVKNSNLVATISKSVKKVFKENVHVYADMGIYQNVSVFVTGNVNRPGLYQGLSSDSLIQFIDKAGGINPQYGSFRDIIVVRNNQPYKKVDLYDFMVDGKIEMFALKNGDVILVGSVGAYMSASGEVLRSYRFEAKDKTMSLKELARLAGIKPVVTQAIVRSHADNSQIQINSYPLAKFDSINLRAGDAVEFMTDHSASEVRVNIDGEHSGSRAIVMPKGATLGDLMDKIGFNPQSNIDALQLFRKSVAKMQKNLIDSHLRELESIALTTSSDTTQEAQIRATEAKAILDFIERARMVEPKGQVVISNKDDIYQIVLQEDDTIYIPTKDNIVIVQGEVSMPGAFTHVANSDIEDYIKMAGDLSSRADSSRVILVSANGKAGKFKASSGEDVYPGDSILVLPKVETKMLQATSILTQILYQLAIAAKVVIDL
- a CDS encoding NnrS family protein is translated as MISSLKELIYDFFIHPMRLFFIMSGLFAIFGTIILIFNIGDFISFHKFIFIELFVSSAFVGFLLTAVSDWADYKGSLLPYSVIGFILLILALSTQILGFNGSIFIAFLWSFIAITTLIWLIKAKNYDNFSLIFLLCFIAFIEFYGVIYEPKPYALIHCFMGGIILIGFRISTVLARLALDRKFKDNSYIFIPNPILKNISYISLLALALCDILRLDNTTSGFICAGAGLIILSQISQWHHRVFLSTHYTFIYYILLFGSGLIYLALGVDLLFGLNFTSTILHGITIWSTIGFIFFVFNVSSLRHSGQATLNLPICGKIGIILLAIATISKLFLAQIWDIFYITIPAILVGLLFLIFVGRYTIIYKNNPFTDDPE
- a CDS encoding ATP-binding cassette domain-containing protein, encoding MSILRVENLSYYIAQKPIIKDFSLSLNLGQIVTLFGPSGCGKSTFLRLISSILKPKDGIINHSGKISYIFQEHRLFDSLSVYENIALVMKRADPKWIYDNLSDLGLSKIDAKKYPNELSGGMRARVAFIRALAYNGDLILLDEPFSGIDFTMRQILMEKLNSAIKSNNKAAILVTHDAYEACKLSDIIIFLSQTQMQIEKTLKINQKNRDEKFIKELFNSEFKGRIYFD
- a CDS encoding ABC transporter permease, translated to MITQDGNAIRLNAFHKISNYLIEGLSGLGIIALFLGVWHIGSKISGEFILPAPLNVLQRSLEIIASSDNQILLTIYRTTISIVFAFIIGWILGVIAGSFKTLARLFKPLMDIFLAIPPIIWIVISLFWFGIGSVSVIFSVFIAIFPLSFANSMLSVITLDDRLDEVCIAYKLNLFKRLKAYYLPHILPYLLNSLNIITAMGIKIMIMAELLGASDGVGAKIADARTYLDTTEVLAYVTIMIGFILLFNFLFIKPIKIIFLPWLKES
- a CDS encoding ABC transporter substrate-binding protein, encoding MNNRRDFLQKSSILALGSLGVLSIPNLLFGNKNRVDIWNAPAIISLIVAVAIKQGMAKDLINLNYKEWRNPDQLRAGFASGSFLLSSSPVNVGLNLANQGLDIKMLNILTNGLNYIFSKDKNLSSLKDLEGKKLIMAFKNDLPDIVFRSLCIKNNINLDKINITYVQTPPEAMMMFLKKDFDNILISEPMGSAMGLAAKKNGVDIKRALDIQKIWADTFKQAPIIPQAGLIVNGSFYQKNIEFFNTFHQDLKDALIWINSSPDLAAQFGSKYLLVPQPAIKEAIAYANLRVDRCKDISDNLDRFFSIIYDINPKLIGGKMPSKEIYL
- a CDS encoding TonB-dependent receptor domain-containing protein yields the protein MAGILIIKNYSTILLRARESNLYTTLNAHTTNATPYRSANGDKINFGYNRDGVNLILGYVFDPFNEIKFSFLEDNIKNDKQPQHTMDLLYTRRYVSKINYRFGFNDLSDTLNFDLSYIKLDREADNFSNRQNNANQVKMRVDRDIFNTSVKYDKDILSFHNLIGIGYTHDNHIAKRYAKANNQSEFKFNGYRFPDIEVDEFNLFDTIKYSISPAHAISIGLEYDYNKAKIKALNDVVQSNGVTNITPQIIWQNHYGDIFDGDINQDALSMATRYDFTPDDTQIYSLSLESIERIPSNDERFVSLNGTNAQGWASNPNLNPERRNRIKTEFKLKNSNFIDYMSSKFDNDSWQIGGHFIADWANDFIILDRSKSIATKGNVISRNIDARLYSLNGNLSYNFLENFGFKTNIYYNYGENKSDNRPLYQIAPLEMTLNLDYQNYTKFGKYSIGAAMRAVASQNRGDFDKNSGLGIDNKTGGFAIFDLYASIAIKGNWGARFGVNNIFNKKYSEYISGSHVEAIEPSAVDAPDRGFYVSFNGKF
- a CDS encoding MATE family efflux transporter, with the translated sequence MSSKQLSLKALSVPIFFELFLRYLSLIINTLMVAAYSNFLVGAMGAGNQILDIFITIFTFLSIGCSVVISQAIGAKNSYLASKAIHQSLFLNFILGLVCGAGILWHGEWILELMNVPQELMRQSTIYLYMLGICLFFDAVGIVLASIIRVYNRAYSVMFVTVFMDGVTLIGNFYVLNFTQSELFGVGLSTIIGRVLAILILIFILIYIVKFKLKLIEFVTIEREVIAKIMKIGGWSAGENLLWIVQYTIAFGFVASLGKENLSVQTIYFQISLFIMLIGQAISVANEIIIGKLVGAKKLQIAYKHTWRALYISLLASFLVALSSYLAQNQTMSILNLNDILKEIMIPLFALSIFLEVARTFNIIMVNSLRASGDARFCFFSGVIFMFGISLPVGYVLCFYFGLGIVGVWIGFCADEALRGMTNALRWKSKKWQDKAVV
- the nrfH gene encoding cytochrome c nitrite reductase small subunit; protein product: MWFLVVVAIIIVAAGYTFYNAKGMSYFSDDSAACNNCHVMNDVYASWRKSAHSREINGKPLASCNDCHLPNEFVDKWIAKAQSGISHAYAFTFKLDDLPQNFTATKMSKNMVQANCVRCHSQMVSVVVNPTTTINHANEQLSCVKCHASVGHTRGF
- a CDS encoding ammonia-forming cytochrome c nitrite reductase subunit c552; amino-acid sequence: MKKALLAVLAIIVLIGFVLFNKDISNKKAQPDMAGVVSKDVVNMSDDDPRFNVWGKNFPEYIDMYQTVETEAPFETEFGGNHSYSKLIRYPQLTVLWAGYPFSIDANEERGHFWIQVDQMDTARNNKDFLNSHGFAGFGGQPAACMNCHSGWTKWLENNAALGDTPREKWVSFNSAKYWTMIKNVPALEGITENSPEHSGPHGGKRMGVACADCHVPNTMELRVTRTALINALTKWRGYEPDPVTGVKATRSEMRSLVCAQCHVEYYFRPTGEKVKTIGESIASDTSKKWWNGTQKTYDEFDSWRDGNKATEIEVDGIELVFPWKQWGKDKPFRIEMFDEYYDEDVTRSIFPQDWPHKITKAPMLKIQHPETELYSSSVHAANGVSCADCHMPYVRKGSSKMTNHNVTSPLKDINAACKSCHTQSEEELKAQIKDIQRSIAFDLRSVEYATVSLINDIKNMRDRLGALPEFQTDGKADDKKISAVLKEVLELHRKGQMRGDFVGAENSTGFHSPREASRMLLQALEMARMGQTKLSEIALEYGFSDFKTSNLGFEDIQKLNPGEIRYKVDLNDARQSTGKNHKAGDRYYEHSNINDNPDAKLLELDKNNKPYNHKVLD